The Ursus arctos isolate Adak ecotype North America unplaced genomic scaffold, UrsArc2.0 scaffold_25, whole genome shotgun sequence DNA segment gGTGGCTGAGTTCcagtattaaaataatttgaatagccAGAAGCTAACACACGCAGAGCTCAGCGCACTGCTCCCCAGCCCTCGCTGCCTCGCTGTGCGTGGTTCTGACGGGCCTCCACCTCCCGTCCGGGCCTCTTCATCCTTTGCTGCCTTCCAGGGTAAAGCCTGTCACAGAATCTCAAAGCTCTGTTAGAATGAGAAACATTTTCAACACATACTCATGTgacttttataaaatgtaaaaaagtctGAAAGGATTTTGTTTCTAAATGTCACTTGGCTCTTGGTAGCTCACACGTTCTCATTTGTAACTGTGGACGTAGGCCCATCAGGGAAAAGTTTCAGAGGGTAGGCTGACGGGGAAGAGGGGGTGTGCATTTCATTTCAGGCACCCAGGAGTGATTGATTGGTTTTGCATGTCTGTCCTAGGTTCTCCCCGTTCTTAAGTGGCAGGCTGGTACCCTGGGACTCCTTCCTCAGCCCCACTGACCTGCACTGAGGAGGGACAGCGTGGGAAGATGTTAGCAGGGAGAGTCAAAGTCCAGAAAACCCAGCCAGCAGGCTTGATGGACTGAGCAGCAGCAGAGGAAACGTGGGGCACCTGTCCTTGGTCCCTCTGACCCAGAGCACAGGCCCAGGGTGAGGTAGGCCGGGGAAAGTAGCCGCTGGATTGTAGGTGACCGTATGCTCTGGTCAGCAGAGTTCCCAAGATCTTCAGATAAAGCCTGGGCTGTGTCGATGACAGCCAACAAAATGATGGCCCCACCCATCAACACAGACAGCGTGGGGACCTGAGGGGGACAGGCCTTATCAGAGGGAAGTAATTAGAGGAACTGGAGGTTTAGCTCAGAAAAGGGGGAACCAGTAGGCAAAACAGCCGCCATCACAGCCAAAAGGCTGTCCCAAGAACAGGAAATGGTCCACTGGTTTTCTGAGGCCTCTGAGGGGACAAGTGAGGCCGCTGGTACTGGCAGAAACTTTGGCTCCCACCAGAGAACAGTGTGGCAAGTCCTGTCCGGAGCTGGAAGGAGCTCCCAGAGAGCTGGTGTGGCCCATGGCAGGAAATGTGCCCCCAAAAGGCTGGATGATTACCCGGTGGGTTTATCACAAAGATCACGGAGGAATTAACTCCTGTGGGACTGCATCGGTGTACACACGTTCCATCCATTCTTGGGGCTACCTCACGATTTGTATTAATCCCATCCTGttatttacttaacatttttctgtcataCAATTAAAATCACGTTATACACACATTAGCTGAATATTGCTTCCCTGCCAAAAGTCTTTGAGCCTGGGGCTGACTCCCTTTTTCCTAAGAAGGGaagtttcatttctttcaaaggcacgtatgagtgggagggagaggcacaTGGGCCCGAGGCTAGTAACCCAAGTTGGAAGACAGCACGAATCGTGTGGCACAGGGTTTCTAATGCCACGGCCCAGTGGCTCTGGGAAGATGCAGGTGCCCTGGTCTCTACGGTCTCCCCAAGCCACTGTATCCTGCTCCAGTGAatttattctctgcatattttatGAACACTTGAGTTTTTAGGATAGTGTCTGATACACAGGAAGGTTGAGCGGGTAGCACGGAGAGTGCGCGTAAACTATCCCCAGCCTGCACCCCATTTCAGACATTACTGTCCTATGTATCACAAACACGTATGCCACGTTTGTCATAATTTGTGGGCCAGTATTGATATGCTGCTATTGAAAGAAGGCTGTAGTCTAgtcacatttccttcctttctccctcatgCCCTCTCTCCACCCCGGACCCCACAGTGAATGTAGTCATCATGTCTGCTCAGGCTCCTCGTGGCCGCCACAGCCTCACAgacatcccttttttttttataacagtgACAGTTTTGAGGATGGGTCAGGCATTTTGCAGCTGTCCCTCACTTGGGCTCTGTCTGATGACTTTCTCATGATTTGGCCGGGCTTGTGGGTTTTTCGGGGGAGGCCGCAGAGACGAGGTCTCATTACATCCTGTCAAAGGCGTGGACTGTGACCACGCCGTATCACTCTGGGTGTTGACCTTGACCACCTGGCTGGACCTGACCTTGACCTGTTGTCAGGTTTCTCTGTAAAAGGTACTCCTTTCCCGCTGTCCGCACAGCCCGTGCTGGAGGAGTGGGAAGTCCTGTCCCACCGCCTTGAGGGCGGAGTGTGTGCCGAGCTTATGTCTGTCTTCCCCCACCCGTGCGTTACTGGGCCGTGCATTGCTGGCAGCGCGGACTCCTGGCTGTGTGTTCCCCACTTCGGGTTGTATATAATCCAGTACCGCTGTATTTTGTTCCTCCAATTGTTCCTGCTTTGGCCATTATGAGCTCCGTTGGCTGTCCCTTGGACATGCTTCCATCAGTGTGAgttttgcttttgggtttttttttttaacacatccTTACTTTCTAGCATTACAAGATGTTCTAGGCCCATCCTGTGTATTTCCTGCCTCggatcagccatttctccaaggagccttgGTTACTCTTACTGGAGGATGgttttagaaaccaagatctgggtgccGCCGTCAGGCACTGAAATCCTCTGCTCCAAAGAATTTATTCTTTGTTGAAGTGGTTTGGAAACAAGTTCTCATTCTATGTTCAAAACCAAAAGTTGATGTTATAAGGCTTTTCATAttatcattttcttgttttccagcTTTTAGAGAGAATGGTTTCCCAGACTTGGCTTTAAGTGTCTCTAATGAACTTGACCTTGGCAGGGGGCTTTGGGGCACCTCTTTCCCCAACCTGGATGAACATTTTGCAGTTTGGTCTGGGGAGGAGGCATACTGAGGGTGAGCTGGGAGTGTGGGCCGCCATTCATCCCCTGTGGGTTCAGGGCTGCCCACTGGGCATAACCTTGGGCTCTGCTGATGAGCAAGTTGTACTTGGCACCGCAGGCCTGTGTCAGGCCTCCAGGATTTTCCTTGTTCTACTGATCATTTATAAGGTTTTCTTTGAATTAGGTGGCAGGATGCAGAGAACATGGGATGGCATGCTGAGAGACGTAGGGTCAGGAAGCATGGTGTGGGGTACTGGCTTTGACCTTCCCTAGATCAGCAGCCCTGAGAATTGGCCCGGCTGTATTACAGAAATGCTGAGTCCTACCTCTTGGGGTTGGGCCAAGTGAAACATCGAACCGAAAAAGATTGGGGAAAGGAGTGTAGTCCCTTAAAAATCAATGTTAGCTAACCTTGGTGCACACCACATCTGGCGTAATTGGAAAGTGGCTGAAGGACCGAGTGTAAGGAATTCAGATTTTGACAGTTTATAGATCTCTCTTTAACCCCCGTGTGCATGGGTTAAGTATACGTAGGGGTTAGAAATGTCTTAATGGGTCTGTGCTGCTTAAATCTGAAATCTTACTTGGCCCCTTTATTTAACAAACCCTCTATAGCTCCAACTAGGTACCTCAGGAGTACTTAGTCCTTCTCACCGCCACGGAAGCACTTCGTCGGAGCGGGCCGTGCTGGCTCCTCTCCGCAGTGGGCATGGTGCCGTGTGCCCTGCAGGGTTTGCGGGCCTCCCGCAGAGCTCACCCTACCCTGAGGCGTCGTCACCTCCGTTCTCCCCACGTCCTGTGTGAAGTGTGGAGGGCTGCCTTTCATGACTAccgttttacagacaaggaaaccgaGCCTCAAGGTTTCAGCAAACTCAGAGGCAGCtagtaaatttttattaaagttagCAATGAACTCATTTAATACCCTTCCTCCTCTCATTCCGTAAAAGCAGAGCCTGCCTTGCGATTGCTCCAGGTCTGTGGGGCTAAGAAATTAGTGCCTTCGGAAATCTTAGGGAAGCTGGACTCAGCAAGCTTTCTCTTTCCAGCCCTGGAAACCCAGGGGTTATTTCTGAGGTAATGCAAATGAATGAGATCGTAGCCActgtctgcctctgtctccctggAAATGCACTGCGTGTGGAGGGAACAGTGTTGGTATTGGACTTCCGGTCTCAACAGACTTCTCCCTCTTAGCTTCGAAACCCTACAGTTACGGAATCTGAGACTGGAGTGGATTTCCAATAAGGTTCTCATATTCCCAATTAATATCTTTTTAGGCcaaaatacagatgaaaatggaaaagcTGTCCTCGACCACCAAGGGGGTTTGTGAGCTAGAGAACTACCGTTGTGCGGACGGGAGGCCTCGGCCTCCCCTGTTTCACACGTGGCCCACAACCCATTTCTGTGAGTAGTTCTCTCTGCATCGATTCTCAGGAGTAGAAATTATGAGAGCATTTGCGTTCTTTAGATCTGGTAGTTGAAGAAGCTGACAGGCTTTGAAATTCAATTCGTGAGGATCCATTGGAAGGGAAGGGGATTGAGGGGCATCTTAAAATGGGCCTTTCTTCTTGGCTCTAATAATCAGCAAagaatattaaatgtaatttgaGACACAGGAAGCAAGGTGCCCTTATTATCCTTTAAAACCAAGTGGtcggggcgcccagctggctcagtccatagagccagcagctctcgatcttggggtcgtgagtttcagccccacgttgggcatggagcttacttaataaaaaaaataaattaccttaaaaaaaaatgggtagagtGAATTCCACCTCCTCTGCAgaggcagaattttttttctttttcagaaagataGGTTTTGGGGCAGcggggtggctcaggcggttgaacatctgactctgatttcagctcagatctcgatctcagggttatgagttcaagcccggaattgaaaaagaaagataaactgAGGTCATTTCAGCCAAGCCCTCAGAAGAAGAGTACTGGGAACATGGAATCCATTTACTTAAGTAAGTTCTACAAGATCaggattaccttttttttttttttaagatttatttattttagagagaaagcgagcatgcacgtgagagcagggggaggagcagagggagagagagagaagcaaactccctgctgactccagagcctgacATCGAgcccctgagatcgtgacctcagctgaaatcaagagttggatgcttaaccggctgagccacccgggcgcccctcagTTACCTTTAGCTCTGTTAGTTCAAAAGAAGGGCCTAGCTATTTGATGCCAATTTGAGACCTCACttttaaataaggaagaaaagggtAAAGCCATTTGATGGAATGTGTTACTGGAATATTGTCGGTTTGAGGTGACTCTACTGTTTATAATCATCTCGGGACTGAAGAGTTGAGCGGAGAAGGCTGTACTTACTTATTAATTTCAAGACACTGTCATGCCGTCTAATCCGGCTGATCTGCACGAGCCAGAGTGATCCATACCACCTGGTCCTTCTTCAGCCGCGCTATGGCTGAGTCCAGTTGTCATGGAGCGCTTCAGGGTGGCGCCCCACCGCAGGCAGGAGCGGCTCTGTGAATTCGTGCTACTAAAGGGAGACGTCTGTTGCAGATGAGGTCTCCCGCAAGCTGTCCGACATGTACCGGAAGGAGCTTCTCCTGAAGCGCACAGTCACGGAGGAGCTTGCACACGCCGCAGACCGCGACCTCGCCCTGAGCTACTTGTCCatgtggctgcaccagccctaTGTGGAGACCGACAGCAAGCTGCTGCTGGAAAGTATGCTGCTCGAAACGGGGCACCGGGCATTGTGACCTCCCGGCACAGCCTCACCTGAGCCCCCAGGCTCTGGACCACCGGCTACCTCTGTGGCTCCCATGGTGGACTGTCTCATGTAAGACTCAGCGCTGCGGTGTGGCCACCCACTGACCTGAGTGTCTTCCAGACTGGATCACTTCAGCAGCTCCCCGTGGCCTCTCCAGACACCGTGCTGGTGGGAGCCGTCCGCCGCACAGCGTCACCTGCACCTGTTGTGAACCTGTCACCCCAGAGGACTTCTACATGAAATAAAGGAGTTCCTCAACAGAATGATGGAGTGatcttgtttttgtaaattaGCTGTATTTATATAACACTTATGTAGAAAACGCCTGGTTTCGTATTTTTACTTTATACCTAtctattacttaaatatttatgataCCACATTAGTTTTGTAATTACAACGAATGTTTAGAATACCAGAGTTAACTGAATAATGAAGACTGGCATCATGAAAACTACCCACAAACACGGCCTGTATCTGCAGACTGAGATGTGACAGGCCACGTGATTGTTCAGGCACAAGTGCTAGATCTGACAACATTTGCAACCAAATCCTGGGGGCTCTAGCCTGCCATTTGCTTCCCAGAGACAGAAATGTAAGGAACTTCATGCTACAGCATGACTGGGACACGGGACACGGGACATCGCTTCATCTGACTGAAGCTCAGCGTCCCAGAaacaggggaagagagaaactATTCCAATAAAGACTGTGCGCGACAGGGATTCGGTTCGGGGGAAAGTGAGCCTACCTCGCTGTGCAGACTGACACCTCAAAAGCACCGAAAGGCAGCATTTCTTAGtatctccttcctctgtccccgtGGCACTTAACTGATATCTAACTCCCGTAAAAGCTGCCCTCAGACGTGTCGCAGCCAGGAAGCCACGTGGTTAGCATGTGGCAGAAAGGGTGTTGTGCTCCAGGCCGCCCTGCCCGGCTGGCTGTTGTCATGAGCCAGAGGAGGTGGACGGGACAGGCCCCCAGGTCCACTGGCAGTTTTATGTTTCGGgtgtacttaaaaaataagtgcTCTTcagggcgcccggctggctcagtctgtgagtgtgactcttgatctccgggttttAAGTTCAGgacccacgttgggtgtagagcttactttaaaaaaaaaaaaagtgaacgaCTTAATACCGTGAGCAGGCCTTTCTAGGACATTCCATGGGTTCTTGACGCCTCAACCCAGACACTCAAGTGGCCCAGGGGAGCTAATGGAAAGGGGTGATATTGCAAAGGACAAACAGACACAAAAGAGCTAAGTGACAAATTATCCGGTGGGATTGGTCCAGAGATCCCTCATGAAATGGAAGAGGCATCAGATTAAAGGGTGACCCCTTTGGTGGCTGAATTTGCTGAGTTCTGTGCTCACGAGGCAACAATGAAATCTCCAGAGAGcagacagacttttttttttttttatataatgattttttattatattatgttagtcaccatacagtacatccccggttttcgatgtaaggctcgatgattcattagttgtgtataacacccagtgcaccatgcaatacgtgccctccacactacccatcaccggtctatcccactcccccacccccctcccctctgtagccctcagtttgtttctcatagtccacagtctctcatgtttcattcccccttctgattaccccccctttctttatccctttcttcccctactgatcattctagttcttatgttccatagatgagagaaatcatatgatagttgtctttctctgcttgacttatttcactaagcattatctcctccagtgccgtccatgttgtagcaaatgttgagaactcattctttctgattgctgagtaatattccattgtatatatggaccacaacttcttaatccagtcatctgttgcagggcatctcggctccttccacgatttagctattgtggacattgctgctatgaacattggggtgcatatggcccttctcttcactacgagCAGACAGACTTCTAAACCTAGGAGACGGTTCCCACGGTTCTCCACCTTTGGGTATCTTGCCAAAATAGACAGCCAAGGAGTATGCAGAGGGCAAGTCCATAAAAACAGAACAGGACTGGGGAAGAGCTTCAGGATGAATTCACGATAAGCACATCCCATTAAAGCTAAAAGAAGAGGGGAAACAAACATTCTCCAGGAAACACAAAAGCGTATACAAAAGCATCAAAGTAGTCCCCACATACCGCCCGGCTCAGCTCTGGATAACATTTACATGTGGTAAATAACGTGACCCAAAAGTTGATCAGCCATCCGTGCTGTTCACCAGATATTCCTAGAGTCCTGCCTTTGTGGCCCATGAAAGCCTGCCCTCCTGGTTCCCTTGCTGCTGGGGCAGACCACGTGGCAGGTGCTGGCCACGGAAGGACAGCCGTCTCCTCCATTCCCTCCGTCTGGGTGGGCCCCCGGCAGGGTCTGAGACGTGGCCACCCCGCTGGGTCCCCGGCCCGGCTGTGATGAGGCAGCACCGTCCTGCCAGCCTGTGAGGGCGCGTTGCATGAGCAGGAGACCTGCACCTCTGTTGTTCGAAGCTGTTCTAGAGCTGTTACTCCTGCCTCTCCAGACCGACCCACAGCAGTTTTAACCGTTCTGGGAGAAGGGGTTTGGCAGAGACCACTGGCGGTCCTTCAGTGTTTCTTCTTGGCTTCGTTTGAGTTTTAGCTGGCGCATGGCTACCGGTTTAGTAGGGTTCAGAACCTTCTTTGCCGCCAGCTGTGGCCACGTGACTGAGATGTGTGGGAGAACTTTGGTTCTCCAAAGTTATGTGTGCCCGTCCTGCTCCCCACGTGAAGGCAGACGGAGTGGACACGTGAGGGTGATGAGCCTCCTAAGGCCTCTGGGAAAGCCCCCCCCAAGGGGTGAGGAAGCCCCCTGGTCTGGGCCACCTCTGGAGCAAAGCCACTCGAGTTCCCGAGTGCCTTCCAGCTCACGTTTTCACTTGGGAGGTGCTGTCGTCTCCCTAAGTCCCCGCCAGATTCAcgtgttgaaaccctaacccccggAGGAGGTGATAAATGACAGGGTGGCCTGTGGGAGGTGCTCCGGCCATAAGGGCGCAGCCCCACGCGTGGGATCCGTGCGCCTATGAAAGAGGCTCCAGAGGCTCCCGCGCCGGCGGGGACACAGGGAGCCCTCACCCGGCCGTGCTGGCGCCACGAGCTCCAGCCTCCGGCGTCCGGCACTACTGTGCCTGAGCTTCCCGGTCTGAGCCGTTTCCTTCCAGCGGAACGGACGGACGGAGACGGAGACGAGGGAGAAACAATGCCAGCTTGCTCAAGTCGCTGACCCCGCCGCCTGTCGCGGCGGCCCGCTGATAGCCGAGCAGGGGAAGGTCGGCAGGAGTGCCTGGGAGGCGGTGATGGGGCGGGCACGGGTGCCTCCAGCGTCCACGAGCCAGCGCGTGATGCCTAAGCCTAGAACATCGAGACGCGACGGTACGAGCCTGCTGCCTGACGACCTCGACTGAAATGCCAAAGAGCCAGCGACCAGAGCTGGAGGCGGCCACCGCGGGAGGAGGTTGGAGGAAAACGGCGAGACGACGATGTGCTGTGATG contains these protein-coding regions:
- the CINP gene encoding cyclin-dependent kinase 2-interacting protein codes for the protein MAANTVGSTTPRQPVLSVSARKIKDNAADWHNLILKWETLNDTGFATANSIANLKIRLCSEDETELQGSSPASREGADKTLPEYSKELEMLCEELQTTFDALAKIQMKMEKLSSTTKGVCELENYRCADGRPRPPLFHTWPTTHFYEVSRKLSDMYRKELLLKRTVTEELAHAADRDLALSYLSMWLHQPYVETDSKLLLESMLLETGHRAL